The following DNA comes from Synechococcus sp. CC9616.
AGATTCTTGATCAGTCCGTTGCGGACATGCAGTCCGATCTGGTCAAGCTGAGACAGGCGGTGGCTTTGGCGATTGCCAGCCAAAAGCGCTTGCGAAATCAGGCTGAACAGGCCGAAAGTCAGTCCAAAACCTGGTACGAACGCGCTGAGCTGGCCCTCAAAAAAGGGGAGGAGGATCTGGCCAGAGAGGCTCTGACCCGTCGCAAGACATTTCAGGAGACGGCCACCTCGCTGACGGCGCAGGTCCAGGCTCAGGACGGTCAGGTGGAAACCCTGAAGAAGAGCCTGGTTTCCCTTGAGGGCAAAATCGCCCAGGCCAAGACCAAGAAGGACATGCTCAAGGCCCGCGCCGAGGCGGCGAAGGCCCAGCAGCAGCTGCAGAGCGCCGTTGGCAACATCGGAACCGACTCCGCCATGGCCGCGTTTGAGCGGATGGAGGACAAGGTTGAGCAGATGGAGGCCACTGGACAGGCCGCCGCCGAATTGGCGGGAGCCGATCTCGAGAGTCAGTTCGCGGCCTTGGAAGGCGGAAGCGATGTCGACAACGAACTCGATGCCTTGCGTCAACAGCTCAAAGGGGGGCCAGAAGCAGTCGCCCTGCCAGCAGCCGAGAGCAGTGAAGAGGTCAAGGCCGTCAAGGTGGAGGAGGTCGACGCCGATCTTGAGGATCTCAAGAGATCCATCGACAAGCTTTGAATCGGGTCTTCAGAGCTCTCAGCACTCCATAGGATCAAGGGGTCTGACTGAAAGACCCTTGGCTGGAGCCGTCTCCGATTTCACTGATTCAGGATTCGATCAGGAGGTGCTCAAGGCCTCCGGCACCGTTCTTGTTGATTTCTGGGCGTCCTGGTGCGGACCCTGCAGATTGATGGCACCCCTGATGGACTGGGCTGCTGAGACCTACGGCGATCGTCTCTCCGTGGGCAAGCTCGAAGTGGACGGCAATCCCACAACCCGTGATCAATATCAGGTGCAAGGGATCCCCACATTGATGCTGTTCCGTGATGGTGAGGAGCTTGCCCGCCATGAGGGAGCCATTGCGAAGCCTCAGCTTCAGGCCTTCCTGGATGCGCATCTCTAATCGTCTTGAGGCTCTTGGCAACGGTGTGTTCGCCCGAACAGACGAGCACAAACGTCTGTATCGACGCAGCGCACAGCACGGCATCGTTCCAGAGCTGATTGATCTTTCGCTCGGATCCTCCGATCTGCCCCCGCCAGCTCAGGTTCTGCAAGCGATGGCCGAGTCGATCCATCGGCCTGACACATCCTCGTATTGCCTCCACGCCGGTACGGCACCGTTTCGTCAGGCCGTTGCGGCCTGGTGTCAGCGCCGATTTGACGTCGCGGTCGATCCAGAACGGCAAGTGCAGCTGTTGATCGGCTCTCAGGAAGGGACGGCTCATCTGCCCCTCGCGATCCTCAATCCAGGCGATCAAGCGTTGATGCTTGATCCCAGCTATCCATCTCACCGCGGCGGTCTTGTCCTCGCAGGTGCTGAGGTCAACAGCCTTCGCCTTGATCACGACACGTCATGGCTGCCACAGCTTGATCGACTCCCTCTCAGTACCTGGGAGCGCATCAAGTTGTTCGTTCTCGGCTACCCCCATAACCCCACGGCCCGGGTCGGAAACCAGGCTTTACTGGATCAGATCATGGCGCTGGGTTGTCGTCATGACGTGGTGATTGCCAACGACAATCCCTATGTGGATCTGGCACTCGAGGGACAGGCTCCAACCCTGTTGCACAGTCCAGGCTGGCGTGAGCGAGGAATCGAATTCTTTTCCCTGTCGAAGGGTTGGTGCCTGGGAGGATTCAGGCTTGCCTTCGCGGTTGGAGCCGAACCTTTGATCTCTGCGCTGCGGCAACTGAAAGGCGTTGTTGATTTCAACCAATCCCTCGCCCTTCAGGAGGGCGCCATCTGCGCGCTTGAGGCGTGTCCGCAATGGCCGGAGCAGCTCCGGGACACCTATCGCGAGCGGCGTGACGGGGTCATCTCCTCTTTCCTGGCCCAAGGCTGGCGCGCGCCGATGCCGGAGGTTGGGATGTACGTCTGGATGCCGTTGCCAGCGCGGGCCGTTGAGCTTGGCTGGAGTGATGAGCGATGCGCGTCGGAACTCCTTGAGCGCAGTGGTGTTGCGTTGACTCCTGGCTCCGGTTTCGGGGCCGGTGGCAGCGGCTGGTTGCGAATGGCGCTGGTTCGTCCTCTGACGGAGCTTCGCCAGGCCGTGACACGTCTTGTTGATGCGCATGATGCACTGGCCTGAGCCTGGCTCTGGCGGCGGCAGGTTGATGGCGGCCTACCGACAATTGGCCGGGCCAGAGGCTGAACCATGGCTCGTTCGCCGGGTTCCCGTCTGTGCCAGCACGGAACCCCTTCTCGCTAGATGGTTGCAGCGTTCCGCCGGGCTGGACCGCCCCTTTGCCATCGTGGCCCGGCATCAGAGAAAGGCCACCGGGCAGCGAGGACGGGTGTGGCTGGCCCCGCCGGGGGGGCTGTGGGTCAGTGCCGCACTGCCCTGGGAAGGGAGACCCGCCGCCAGTGCAGGGCTGCTGGGTCTTTCTGTCGTGGCGGCCATGGCGGAATGCCTGGAGCAGCGTGGTTTGCCCGTCCGCATCAAATGGCCGAACGACCTGCTGGTTGAGGGGCGCAAGTTGGCCGGAGTGCTGCCGCGTCTGGTTCATCGCGGCTCGCGCTTGCGTCAGGTTCGCATCGGCTTCGGGATGAATGTGGCCAACCCTGTGCCGCCGGAGGGCATCGCTCTGAAGAGATTGCTCGGGCCAGCGCACCATGGGGTTGAGCGCTGGGGCGCCGAATTGCTGCTGGCCTTCGACCGCTGCATGCGCCGAGCTAGCGACGGCAGTTGGTGTCTTGCCGAGATTGAACAACGGCTTTGGAGTGATCGGATTTCTGATCCGAAGGACAACAGGATCTGGATGATTGAGGGTCTGGCTCCGGATGGCGCTCTGCGCTTGCGTCATGGCACCAAAACGTGCAGCTGGCGCCGATGGCCCTGAACAGGTCGATTTGTGCTTTAGTCCATCTGGATTTCGTTTTGCAACGTGCTGCGCTGGTTGTCCCTTACCTGGTTGCTGGCTGTTCCCCTCGCTCCGATTGAGCCCGGTCACAGTCAGCTGCAGCCAGCACAACCTCCAGAGCGCTTCGATGACAGGCTCAAGGATCTTGAGGTGCAACAGCCGAAATCACTGGGTCTGACGCCCCAGGATCTCGACAAGCTTGAGGATGAGCGTGTCATCACGCCTCAGGAACGGGACTTGAACGGCCGCGATGCCCTGGTCCGCCCGGTTGATGTTCCAGCTGTGCAACGGGCCTGCCAGGAAGGTGCACTGTCCCAGAAGGAGTGTTCCTCCGGCGTCGTGCGGCAGGTCAGACCAGGGCGCAGAAACCCCAGGGTTGAGGTTGAGGGGATGGCAGGAACCCAGCCGAGCCCGGGCGATGGCCCATCTACTCCAACAACATCACCGTTGACCGTCCCGGTGTCAGCGCTGATCGGGGCTGACAACAGATTCCGTTTGCAGTCGGTCTTCTCGGTCACGCCGAGGCCACTACCGAAGCTGGGCAACGGTGATCGCAAGCTGTTGTTTCCAGTCGTGGGCGAAGCGTTCACCAGCAGTGGATTTGGCTGGCGTCTTCACCCTGTGGTCGGCACCTGGTTGATGCATGCAGGCCGTGATTTCGCAGCACCTGAGGGTGCTCCAGTTGTGGCATCTCTCTCCGGAAAGGTTGTGAGCAGTGGATTGGCAGGGGGCTATGGGATCACGGTGGTTCTGGAGCACAACAATCCGAAGCGGCGAACCTTGTATGGCCATCTTTCAGAGATCTATGTGAAAGCCGGGCAGACCGTTCAGCAGGGCGAAGTGATCGGCCGCGTCGGCAGCACCGGCCTGAGCACCGGCCCCCATCTCCATTTCGAGTTGCGTCGTCCTCAGGGAGATGGTTGGGTTGCCATCGATCCCCAGGATCTGGACATGAGTCCCCTGATCGACACCATGACGGCACAGGGGGATGATCCCGTCTCAATCCTGATGGCCCAATTGCTTCGATCCTTGGAACGTCCTGGCGATGTCAGGACGACTCCTCCCGCAGGATGAATCCCACACCGCGAATGGTGTGAATCAAGGGCGTTGTGGTTTTGTTCTCGATCTTCTGCCTTAGATATCGGATGTAAACGTCGAGCAGGTTGTCGTCTCCGTAAAAGTTTTCTCCCCAGACTCCCGACATGATTTCTGAGCGCTCCAGAACCCGGCCGGCGCCTCGCATCAAAAAGTTCAACAGCTCATATTCCTTGACGGATAGGTGAATCGTTCGGCCATCACGGGAGACATCTCTCGTGCGGGTATCCATGACCAGGTCAGCGACCTGCAGCCGCTCTGGCTGACCATCCGGCCCCGAGGCTGCAGAAAAGGATTCGGCTCGACGGCGCATGGCTCTGAGTCGTGCCATCAGCTCGTCGATTGAAAATGGCTTGATCAGATAGTCATCCACCCCGGCATCCAGGGCCTTGACCCGATCGGTGATTTCGTCATGGCCCGTGAGCATCAGGATCGGCGTTGTCACGCCTCCTGCCCGGATGCGCTGGCAGATGTCGATTCCACTGAAGTCCGGCAGATTCCAGTCGAGGATGATGAGATCCGGCACGGGCTCCGTTCGGGAACGGATCAGTCCGCCAGCTCCATCGCTGGCGATGTCAACGTCATAGCCCTCAACGTCAAGCTCAAGCCTGAGCAGTTCGGTCAGTTTCGCTTCGTCGTCCACCACGAGAACGCGGAGGCGTGGCTGCAACTCAGAAGCCATCAAGACGTCGAACCTTTCTGCAGCTTAGGCAGCAGCCTCAACCGTTTCTAGTCTCAGGTGAGCGAAGCGTAGACAACATCGATGTCCCAATCCTGGTCGGTTGAAGCGATCGGTCGACTGCGTGAACAGCAGGATCTTCCCTTCGTGCGTGCCGATTCGAATGGATTGGTGATGGAGGTCAATCAGCGTTTCCGCGACATCTATGGATGGTCGGATGCCGATCTTCTTGGTCAATCGCTCGGCTTGATACTGCCTCCGTCCTTCCGCGATTCCCACCATGCAGGTTTCGCCCGCTTCAAGCTCACAGAGGTGTCAAGGGTGCTGAACCATCCCCTGAAGCTGGCGACCTATTGCGCCGATGGTCGGGCGATTGAAAGTGAGCATTTCATCGTTGCCGAAAAGCATGGTGACGGCAGCTGGTCCTTCGCGGCGACCTTGCGACCGCTGTCGTGAACTCCCCGTCTCCTGCCCCTGAATCCGTCTCCGAACCAGCTCTGGTTCAACAGCTGAGACAGTCCCTCGGGATGTTGCAGGTTGCCTTTGATGCCGCTGTCGAATCGATGTTGATCATCGATGGCGATCGACGGGTTCACTGGGCAAATCAGTCTTCAGCGACCTTGCTGGTGGATGGTGTGCCCATTCAGGTGATGAATCGTTGCCTGGATGCCCTGATGACGCTTCATCTGCCGGGGGGAACATCGATTCAGCAGGATCACCCTCTGCATCCCTCCCAGCCCTTGCCGCTCAAGGAAGGCGAGGAATGCCTTGAACTGACTCTCAGCTCTGGGGTCCGCACCACAGCCCGACAGTTGCGTTGGCAACCGGTTGCCATTCTGCAGGCCAAGGATCATCTGTTGATCACCATCCGTGATCTCAGCCCTGAGCAGAAGGCCTTGCTGCAGCAACAGCGCTTCATGACGGATCTCACCCACGAGCTGAGAACGCCGCTCACGATCATTTCGGGGAGTCTCAAGCGCCTCAGGCGTGACAGCGATCCGCATCAGCGAGCTCATAGACATCTGATCCGCGCCGAGGAAGAAACCCTTCGGATTCACCGTCTTCTCGAGAACCTGTCACTGATGACCCAGCTGGAGGTTGACCCCGCCTGGCTTGGAGCCCGGGTACAGCCTCTCCTGCCCGTGCTTCGCCAATGGTTTGAGGGCAATTCCGACAACCGCCAACAACGATTGTCGATTGAGTGGGGCGGCCTCTCTTCGACAGATCTTGTGCGGATTGATGCCAATGCCCTGGCGGTTGTTCTTGATCAACTCGTCGAGAATGCGATTCAGCACGGCGCAGATGCTGACAAGATCCGCATGACGATTCGCTGCCCCGGCCCTGAAGACGGCGACAGCTACGCGCTTCAAATTTCCAGTACCGGGTCGGGGGAAGCGGTGGGTCGCGACACTCTCGACGACTGGCTGCTGCCGTTCGTGCGATCGGCTGGCCGGCGCCATGAAACCAATGCTGAAGGGGCGGGGCTTGGCCTTGCGATCGTGAACAAGCTGGTTCAGGCCTGGGGAGGCTCGCTGCAGCTCGATCAGCGCAATGTCACGGCCGAACCTTCCATCACCGTCACATCCGTGACGTTCACCATGCCGTTCACCGCGATGCCGTTGCCTCCAGCAGCTCAGGAAGCCGGAGAAAGAGATCCGGTTTAAGGACATAGTCCTCTGCCCCGTCCGCGAAGGCCTGCCGACGTTTGTCCTCGTCGTTGAGGGCGGTCACGATCACGATCTTTGGAGCCTGGCCTTCCTGCTGGGGCGTGCGGCTCTGCCTCAGATGGCGAAGACAGGTGAGCCCGTCCATGCCAGGCAGCATCACATCGAGAAGGACGAGATCCACCGTCACGTCGGAGTCCGCCATGGCGCTGAGAAAATCTTCCGCTGTCCCGAACGACAGGAAACGGTGCCCCTCATCGCTGATTTCCTCCTGCAACAGTTCACGGATGCGTGGGTTGTCCTCCACCACTGCAACCGTGATCTGCCGTCCCGCTTCTTGCATCAAACCTCCCTTCAGGACAGTTTCAGGGGTTGTCTGGTGGTCAGCATCTCGACGATGCGTCCATCCTGGAAGCGAGCCAGCTGGCGGGCGCGGGCGGCGACCTCATCCTCGTGGGTGACCATCACCAGCGTGATGCCCTGGCGATGCAGGTCGTCGAACAGATCCAGAACCTCAGCGGTGGTGTTGGAGTCGAGAGCGCCGGTGGGTTCGTCCGCCAGAAGCAGGGAAGGACGGTTGATGATTGCGCGAGCGATGGCCACCCGTTGCTGTTGTCCTCCGGAGAGCTGGTTGGGCCGGTTTTCAAGCCGTTGGCCAAGACCGACCCGAATCAGGGCTTCACGGGCTCGATGACGCCGTTCTTCAAGGGGCACTCCGGCATAGATCATCGGCAGCATCACGTTCTCCAGGGCTGACGCCTGGGGAAGCAGATGAAACTGCTGAAATACGAATCCCAGAGAACGGTTGCGCAGATCTGCGAGAGCGTCATCGTCGAGCTGTTCGACAGACACCCCGTTCAGGCGATAGCAACCACTGCTGGGGCGGTCCAGGCAGCCAAGAATGTTCATGGCTGTGCTCTTTCCGGATCCAGAGGCACCCATCACGGCCATGTAGTCCCCCTCTCGAACGATCAGATCCAGCTGATCGAGAGCATTCACGGTGAGATCTCCCTGGCCATAAACCTTGCTGATGCCGCTCAGTTCGGCGACAGCTCGGTTGGCATGGGGCGGCAGGGGATCAGCCAAGACCACTCGAACCACTTGAGGCGATGGCTTGCTGCAGTAGAGGCGTTCCGCTGACTGCAGCATTTGCCCATTGGAACAGCGGGTTGGAGAGGATGCCACCAACCGCCGTCACCACAACGCATCCGATCAGAGCGGTTCGGAGCGGCTGCATGCCCATCAAGGACCAGCGCACTTCGGGGTAGTTCTTGACGACGTCGGACGCCTCCTGAGGCTCCTTTACCACCATCATCTTGATCACAGAGATGTAGTAGTAGATCGAGACCACCGACGTGATCAGACCGACCACAACCAACAGGTACTGGTGATCGGCCCAACCTGCGAAAAAAAGATAGATCTTGCCGAAGAACCCCAACATCGGGGGGATTCCACCGAGGGAGAGCAGGCACAGGCTCAAGCCAAGGGTGATCAATGGATCCTTCTGGTACAGACCTGCATAGTCCGAAATGCGATCACTCCCTGTACGGATCGAGAACAGGATGATGCAGGCGAAGGCTCCCAGATTCATGAACAGGTAGGCGGCCATGTACAGCACCATTGCTGCAAAACCGTCCTCGGTGCCGCAGACCATGCCGATCATCACGAAGCCGGCCTGACCGATGGAGCTGTAAGCCAGCATCCTTTTCATCGAGGTCTGAGCCAGGGCAACAACGTTGCCAAGCGTCATGCTCAGCACTGCAAGAACGGTGAACAACAGCTTCCACTGGCCATCAAACGCACCGAAACAGCCCACCAGAATTCTCAGAGCCAGGGCGAAGCCTGCGGCCTTTGACCCCACGGACAGGAAGGCAACCACCGGCGTCGGTGATCCCTCGTAGACGTCAGGAGTCCACTGGTGGAACGGGACCGCAGCGATCTTGAAAGCGACGGTTGCCAGGACAAACACCAGGGCCAGGGCCGCCAGTGGGGTGGTGCTGGTCTGAAGAGCAACGCCAATGGTTTCCAGGCTGGTGCTGCCGCTGAGGCCATAGAGCAGGGACGAGCCGTAGAGGAAGACCGCTGCTGCAGCTGAGCCCACAAGCAGGTATTTGAGGGCCGCTTCCGAGCTTCTGGCATCCCGTTTCATGTACCCAGAAAGCAGGTAGCTCGCGACCGAAAGGGTCTCCAGTGAGATGAACACACTCACCAGATCGGTGGCGCCACAGAGCAGCATCGCCCCGAGCGTGGCAGCCAGAAGGATGGCGGCATATTCCCCGACGGGCGTACCGCTCTGCTCGGCGTATCGCCAGCTGATCAGCAGTGAAAGAAGAGTGGACAGGGCAATGACGGCCCTGAACGCGACCGCAAGGTTGTCGGCCAGAAAGGCACCCAGAAAGGCGGGCTCCAGTGGCCCATTCCATTGGAGAGCCAGTAGGAGCAACGAGCCACCAAGGCCCAGATAGCAGATCGGGGGAACCCAGCGGGCGGCGACCTGTTCGCCGGCAAGGTCCACCAGCAAGGTGGCGATCATGGCGAACAACACGGCCGCTTCCGGTAGGACCGCCGTGGCATTCAGGGAAAGATTGAGGAGTTCACCTGGGGCACCCATCTCGGGCATGGCAGGCTTCGGATCCAACGTCCTGGTTCATGACTTTAGCCGCGCCGTTCCATTGCGATGGTGATGCAGGGTGCGCTGGTCGATGCGATAAAGAAGGAACAAGGAAGAAGGCCGGCACCTTTGGCGCACACCCTCGTCATCGTTGAAAGCCCCACAAAGGCCCGAACCATCCGCGGCTTTCTGCCAAAGGGGTTCCGGGTTGAGGCGTCGATGGGTCATGTTCGTGATCTGCCCAACAACGCCAGCGAAATCCCAGCGTCTGCCAAGGGACAGAAGTGGGCCAATCTCGGCGTGAACACCGAGGCCGACTTCGAGCCCCTTTACGTGGTGCCGAAGGACAAGAAGAAGATTGTCCGTGAATTGAAGGACGCCCTCAAGGGAGCTGAGCAGCTGCTGCTCGCAACGGACGAGGACCGTGAAGGGGAAAGCATCAGCTGGCACCTGCTGCAGTTGCTGTCTCCCAAGGTTCCGGTGAAGCGGATGGTGTTTCACGAGATCACCAAGGAGGCGATCGGCAAGGCCCTGGATCAGACCCGAGAACTCGACATGGAGCTGGTGCACGCCCAGGAGACCCGACGGATTCTCGATCGTCTGGTGGGTTACACCCTCTCGCCGCTGCTCTGGAAAAAGGTGGCCTGGGGGCTGTCGGCCGGTCGGGTGCAATCGGTTGCCGTCCGCCTTCTGGTTCAGAGGGAGCGGGCCAGACGAGCGTTTCGCAGCGGCAGCTACTGGGATCTCAAGGCGCAGCTTGAGCTGAATGGGAGCGGCTTCGAAGCCAAGCTCACCCATGTGGACGGCCGTCGAATCGCCAATGGCAGCGATTTCGACGAAAGCACCGGCGGCCTCAAGGCCGGGAGTGATGTGCGGCTGCTGAGTGAGCAGGAGGCCCGTGCCCTGGCCGCAACGGTCAGCACCAGTGGCTGGTCGGTGGATGCCGTGGAAGAAAAGCCCACGGTGCGCAAGCCGGTTCCCCCCTTCACCACCAGCACCCTGCAGCAGGAGGCCAATCGCAAGCTCCGGCTTTCAGCGCGCGAAACGATGCGCTGTGCTCAGGGGCTTTATGAGCGTGGCTTCATCACCTACATGCGCACCGATTCGGTGCATCTCTCAGACCAGGCGATCAGTGCTTCCCGCAGTTGCGTTGAAGCTCTCTACGGCAAGGACTATCTGAGCAAGGGGCCACGGCAGTACAGCACCAAAGCGCGCAACGCTCAGGAGGCCCACGAAGCCATTCGTCCGGCAGGGGAGAGCTTTCGCACGCCGGGGGATACCGGTCTTGATGGCCGCGATCTCGCGGTTTACGAGTTGATCTGGAAACGCACGGTGGCCAGCCAGATGGCTGAAGCCCGTCTGACGATGCTCTCCGTCGATTTGAGTGCGTCTGAGGCGGCATTCCGCGCCAGCGGCAAGCGCATTGACTTTCCAGGATTCTTTCGTGCCTACGTCGAGGGCAGCGACGATCCAGATGCGGCCCTTGAAGGGCAGGAAGTGCTGCTGCCAACCCTGGCAGTCGGCGATGCACCGACGCCGAAACAGGTGGAGCCGCTTGGACACCAAACGCAGCCGCCGGCCCGCTTCAGCGAGGCCTCGCTGGTGAAAATGCTCGAGAAGGAAGGAATCGGGCGTCCTTCCACGTATGCCTCCATCATCGGCACGATTGTCGATCGCGGTTATTCCACCCTGCAGGGCAATGCGCTGACCCCGAGTTTCACCGCCTTTGCCGTCACCGCCCTGCTCGAGGAACACTTCCCCGATCTTGTCGACACCAGCTTCACCGCCCGGATGGAGACCACCCTCGATGAGATCTCTCACGGCAAGGTGCAGTGGCTTCCCTATCTGGAGGGCTTCTTCAAGGGCAATGAAGGCCTCGAGAATCAAGTGCAGCTCAAGGAAGGCGACATTGACCCCGGCGCGTCACGCACCATCGATCTCGAAGGTTTAACGAGCGTTGTCCGCATCGGTCGTTTCGGTGCCTACCTGGAAGCGAAGCGGGTCAGTGATGACGGAGAGGAGGAACTGATCAAGGCCACGCTTCCCCGCGAGATCACTCCAGCAGAGCTGGATGAAGAGCAGGCGGAGTTGATCCTGAAACACAAGGCGGATGGGCCTGAAGCCCTTGGTGAGGACCCAGAAACCGGAGATCTGATTTATCTGCTGTTCGGCCAGTACGGCCCCTATGTCCAGCGTGGTCAGGTCAGTGATGAGAATCCAAAGCCGAAGCGGGCGTCCCTGCCCAAGGGTGTGAAGCCGGAGGACCTGACCCTTGAGGATTCACTTGGACTGCTGAGGCTCCCCCGCCTTCTCGGTGAACATCCCGATGGTGGCCGTGTGCAGGCGGGCCTCGGACGTTTCGGCCCCTACGTGGTTTGGGACAAGGGCAAGGGCGACAAGGACTATCGCTCCCTCAAAGGTGAGGATGATGTGCTCGCCATCGGTCTCAGTCGTTCCCTCGAGCTGCTGGCCATGCCGAAGCGAGGCCGGGGCGGCAGAACGGCCCTCAAGGATCTCGGCAAACCAGAGGGCAGCGAGGAGACCATTCAGGTGTATGACGGCCCTTACGGGATGTATGTGAAGCAGGGCAAGGTCAATGCCTCTCTCCCGGAAGGGAAGACGGCGGATGACATCAGCCTTGAAGAGGCCGTTGAGTTGCTCAGTGCCAAGGCGGCCTCGAAAAAAGGCAGTTCTCGGAAGGCGTCCTCGGCAACGAAGAAGCCAGCTGGACGCAAGCCTGCGGCGAAAAAGGAGGCTGAAGCGCAGCCCAAGACCCGCAAGCTCCCTGGGACCACGAAATCGGGTAAACCCAGAGCTGGGGCGGTGAGGGTGATCAGGCCTGCGGACAGCTGATGCGGAACTTGCTGCGGCTGATCCTGCCGCTGCTGATGCTGCAGGGTTGTGCCGGCAATCCGGTGGCTCAGCAGTTGCAGCGCAGTTTCGATCAGCCTGCGCTGAAGGCCCCAGGTCAAGATCAGCAAAAGACACGGGAATCGAAACCGACGTCGGAGACCAAGCCTTCCGCTTCTGCTGATGCTCAACCAGTGGACGCCACAACTCAGAAGGATCGTTCAGACGGCCCCAAGCCCAAGGCTGATCAGGCCAGGAACGACAAGGCGAAGGGCAACGGTGTGAAGGGCAACGGTGCGAAGGGCAGCGATGAGACGGAGAACGTTGGGATGGAAAACGATGGGGTTGGGAACGATGGTGAGGACAAGGATGAGGAGGGCAAAAGTGAGGAGGGCAAGAGTGAGGAGCTGAAAGCTGGGGAGCTGCCACCCTCGGATCTGCCTCAGGAGCCTTACCGGATCACCATTCGCTTGTCAGCAGCTGATCCGGCCTCGCCGGCTGAGGCTGTCACCCGAGTCCTTCGACAGGCAGGTGTTCCCTTCGCCGTCGAGCGGATCGAGCGGGTTGAGCCATGAGTCATGAGCCTGCACCCCTCAGTCGCCAGCAAGCTCTGCGGCTTGTTGAAGGGGCTTACCTCGCCGCCACCACTGGTTTGATCTGGCTGGCGCTTTATTACCTGCCGGTTGGCGGAGCCCTTTTCCGCCTGTCTCTGCCATTGCCGCTGGCTTTGCTTCAGCTCCGCCGAGGCGGCCGGGCAGGTGTGGAAGCTCTGCTGCTCGCTGTGCTGCTGCTGACGGCACTGATGGGTCCGGTTCGAGGCCCACTTCTGCTGTTCCCCTATGGATTGCTGTCGTTGTGGTTGGGTTGGAGCTGGATCAAGAAGCTCAGCTGGTGGATCAGTTGGGGTGTCGGGATTGTTCTGGGCACGTTCGGTTTTCTGGTGCGACTCGTTGTGCTCTCGTTGCTGGTGGGTGAGAACCTCTGGGTGTTGATCACCCGTGCCGGTGCCGGACTCCTGGACCGCTTCGTCTCCCTGCTCAATCTCCCCGTCTCGCCGGATCTCTTCGAAGTTCAGCTGATGGCTCTGGCTCTTGTGGTTGTGCAGGAGGTTGTCTACGTGCTGTCACTCCACGCTCTGGCGTACTGGATCTTTCCCCGTCTGGGTTCCTCTCTGCCGAGACCGCCAAAGTTGCTGCAGGGCCTTGTTGCGCTTGATCCACTCTGATTTCATCGATCTCCCCAAGGGATGTCATTGGGTTGGAAGCATGCCCGCAACAGCCGGACTCGCCGCCTGCCTGGAGCGCTGGCAACAGCCTGGGTTGAATGTTGATCTGCTGCTGCTTCTGGCGGCTACGCAGACGGCGGAACAAGATGGAATTTCAGCCGCCGGGGCGACGGCAGCATCCCGGCGCCTGACGGCACTGGCGGATGCGGAACTCCTGCTTCGGGGGACAGAGGCCAGTCGTCGCTGGGCGTTGCCGCCTCTTCCGGCTGGGGTGTCCCCCGCACTTCTCAGTCGTGTGGCCGTCGAGAGCCTTCATCTCAAGCCCCAGGTGGTTGCCCTTGGCCTTCACCATTCACCGGACTTCCCGCACCTCCGGCTGGAATCCGTCAGCCAGGGACCATCTGCCTGCCTGTCAGGAGGTCAGGCGATGTCGCCGGATCGTGTGGAGACGCTCTGGAACCAGGGGGAACGGCTTGGACGACGACTGCGTCGTCCGCTAGTGCTGGCCGAGTGCGTTCCAGGGGGCACCACAACGGCGTTGGCAGTTCTCACCGCTCTTGGACTGCAGGCTGGAGATCTGGTCAGCGGCAGTGCCAGACAACCGCCACAGGCTCTCAAGCAGCAGCTGGTGGCGACCGGACTGCAACGGGCCCAGCTGCCGCACGA
Coding sequences within:
- a CDS encoding ABC transporter ATP-binding protein, with amino-acid sequence MVLADPLPPHANRAVAELSGISKVYGQGDLTVNALDQLDLIVREGDYMAVMGASGSGKSTAMNILGCLDRPSSGCYRLNGVSVEQLDDDALADLRNRSLGFVFQQFHLLPQASALENVMLPMIYAGVPLEERRHRAREALIRVGLGQRLENRPNQLSGGQQQRVAIARAIINRPSLLLADEPTGALDSNTTAEVLDLFDDLHRQGITLVMVTHEDEVAARARQLARFQDGRIVEMLTTRQPLKLS
- a CDS encoding NAD(P)H-quinone oxidoreductase subunit N encodes the protein MPEMGAPGELLNLSLNATAVLPEAAVLFAMIATLLVDLAGEQVAARWVPPICYLGLGGSLLLLALQWNGPLEPAFLGAFLADNLAVAFRAVIALSTLLSLLISWRYAEQSGTPVGEYAAILLAATLGAMLLCGATDLVSVFISLETLSVASYLLSGYMKRDARSSEAALKYLLVGSAAAAVFLYGSSLLYGLSGSTSLETIGVALQTSTTPLAALALVFVLATVAFKIAAVPFHQWTPDVYEGSPTPVVAFLSVGSKAAGFALALRILVGCFGAFDGQWKLLFTVLAVLSMTLGNVVALAQTSMKRMLAYSSIGQAGFVMIGMVCGTEDGFAAMVLYMAAYLFMNLGAFACIILFSIRTGSDRISDYAGLYQKDPLITLGLSLCLLSLGGIPPMLGFFGKIYLFFAGWADHQYLLVVVGLITSVVSIYYYISVIKMMVVKEPQEASDVVKNYPEVRWSLMGMQPLRTALIGCVVVTAVGGILSNPLFQWANAAVSGTPLLQQAIASSGSSGLG
- a CDS encoding response regulator transcription factor, which encodes MQEAGRQITVAVVEDNPRIRELLQEEISDEGHRFLSFGTAEDFLSAMADSDVTVDLVLLDVMLPGMDGLTCLRHLRQSRTPQQEGQAPKIVIVTALNDEDKRRQAFADGAEDYVLKPDLFLRLPELLEATASR
- a CDS encoding cell wall metabolism sensor histidine kinase WalK — protein: MNSPSPAPESVSEPALVQQLRQSLGMLQVAFDAAVESMLIIDGDRRVHWANQSSATLLVDGVPIQVMNRCLDALMTLHLPGGTSIQQDHPLHPSQPLPLKEGEECLELTLSSGVRTTARQLRWQPVAILQAKDHLLITIRDLSPEQKALLQQQRFMTDLTHELRTPLTIISGSLKRLRRDSDPHQRAHRHLIRAEEETLRIHRLLENLSLMTQLEVDPAWLGARVQPLLPVLRQWFEGNSDNRQQRLSIEWGGLSSTDLVRIDANALAVVLDQLVENAIQHGADADKIRMTIRCPGPEDGDSYALQISSTGSGEAVGRDTLDDWLLPFVRSAGRRHETNAEGAGLGLAIVNKLVQAWGGSLQLDQRNVTAEPSITVTSVTFTMPFTAMPLPPAAQEAGERDPV